A portion of the Microbacterium hominis genome contains these proteins:
- the uxaC gene encoding glucuronate isomerase, producing MTSTRAQGRHALFPADPHAREIAEELYEHVREAPILSPHGHVDPAILAEDTPFSDPTELFITRDHYVTRLLHAGGAPLDALGLAPDQPAEPREVWRTLAANWHRFVGTASGYWIAQELESLFGVEDELSPETADRTYDRVASGLAEAAFRPRALFDRFGIEVLATTDDPLDDLARHDLLASDPSFRGRVLPTFRPDAYLDPETPGFAERVERLLAATAQETTFAGYLTALEARRAYFLQHGAVSADHGVYEPFTTDLDPARAQELFAAALGGSLDDAEARLFRGHMLFQMARMSAADGLVMTIHPGVRRNHHRPTFARFGADTGHDIPVRTEYTENLRPLLEAFGTAPGFHMVLFAVDEAVYSREVAPLAGFYPSVFIGAPWWFLDAPDAILRWRSAVTETAGFYRSSGFIDDTRAFLSIPARHDTARRVDAAFLSRLVTEGRVTLPTARRIARDLVDAIPREVFKL from the coding sequence ATGACATCGACGAGAGCGCAGGGGCGTCACGCCCTCTTTCCCGCGGATCCGCATGCGCGCGAGATCGCCGAGGAACTCTACGAGCACGTCCGCGAGGCGCCCATCCTCTCGCCCCACGGACACGTGGACCCGGCGATCCTGGCGGAGGACACGCCGTTCAGCGATCCCACTGAACTGTTCATCACCCGCGACCACTATGTGACGCGCCTCCTGCACGCCGGGGGAGCCCCCCTCGACGCGCTCGGTCTGGCGCCGGACCAGCCGGCCGAGCCGCGCGAGGTCTGGCGGACCCTCGCGGCGAACTGGCATCGATTCGTGGGCACCGCGAGCGGGTACTGGATCGCTCAGGAGCTCGAGAGCCTCTTCGGCGTCGAGGATGAACTGAGTCCGGAGACCGCAGACCGAACCTACGACCGGGTGGCCTCGGGGCTGGCAGAGGCCGCCTTCCGCCCGCGCGCACTGTTCGACCGGTTCGGGATCGAGGTGCTCGCCACGACGGACGACCCGCTCGACGACCTCGCGCGGCACGACCTGCTCGCCTCGGACCCCTCCTTCCGCGGGCGGGTGCTGCCCACCTTCCGCCCGGACGCGTACCTCGACCCCGAGACGCCCGGTTTCGCCGAGCGCGTGGAACGGCTGCTCGCCGCGACAGCGCAGGAGACGACCTTCGCCGGGTACCTCACGGCGCTGGAGGCTCGCCGTGCGTACTTCCTGCAGCACGGTGCGGTGTCCGCGGACCACGGGGTCTACGAGCCGTTCACCACCGATCTCGATCCGGCGCGGGCGCAGGAGCTGTTCGCGGCGGCGCTCGGGGGTTCGCTCGACGATGCGGAGGCACGGCTGTTCCGGGGCCACATGCTGTTCCAGATGGCACGGATGAGCGCTGCGGACGGTCTGGTGATGACGATCCATCCGGGGGTGCGGCGCAATCACCATCGGCCGACGTTCGCCCGGTTCGGAGCCGACACGGGCCATGACATCCCGGTGCGCACCGAGTACACCGAGAACCTGCGGCCGCTGCTGGAGGCGTTCGGCACGGCGCCCGGGTTCCACATGGTGCTGTTCGCCGTGGACGAGGCCGTGTACTCGCGCGAAGTGGCGCCCCTGGCGGGGTTCTACCCGAGCGTCTTCATCGGGGCGCCGTGGTGGTTCCTCGACGCGCCGGACGCGATCCTTCGGTGGCGGTCGGCGGTGACAGAGACGGCCGGGTTCTACCGCTCGAGCGGTTTCATCGACGATACCCGCGCGTTCCTGTCGATTCCCGCCCGGCACGACACCGCCCGACGGGTGGATGCCGCGTTCCTCTCGCGTCTGGTCACGGAGGGTCGGGTGACCCTGCCCACGGCGCGGCGCATCGCCCGTGACCTCGTCGACGCGATTCCGCGTGAGGTGTTCAAGCTGTGA
- a CDS encoding mannitol dehydrogenase family protein: protein MTAVPLSRETVALRTGAEAAPPPVRIIHLGLGHFFRAHQAWYTAHAVDAQDWGIAAFTGRSTAAVEVLSRQQGLFTVVERGPGEDRVEIVGSVAEAVAGTDIARLRELASDPAVAVITLTVTESGYRLTPAGCPDLDDADLTADLEDFISGRVGARTVLGRLVTALDARRRAGAGPIAVVSCDNIPDNGRFVSGGVVDFARRADASLAEWIGEHVSFVSTSVDRITPHVQGVPDAVIEAGWIDELPVVTEPFADWVLAGDFPAGRPAWETAGARFVDDIEPWENRKLWLLNGAHSILTFAGQLRGHETVADATADPECRALVDAFWAEAVQCLPAGTEHTRYREQLIDRFSNPRIVHRLAQIAPESSTKVEFRFAAVAERSVGAGRSAAATAHAIAVWIDWLRSRPGAPDARAAEVAAALAAPDPVAALVRMVSPTLADDSGFLSSVRAHRTSPTALPAPTSAR from the coding sequence GTGACCGCCGTGCCGCTCTCCCGCGAGACTGTCGCCCTCCGCACCGGTGCAGAAGCCGCCCCGCCGCCGGTGCGGATCATCCACCTGGGCCTGGGCCACTTCTTCCGTGCGCACCAGGCGTGGTACACCGCGCATGCCGTCGACGCCCAGGACTGGGGCATCGCCGCGTTCACCGGACGCAGCACGGCGGCCGTCGAGGTGCTGTCGCGCCAGCAGGGCCTGTTCACGGTTGTGGAGCGGGGCCCGGGCGAGGACCGCGTCGAGATCGTGGGCAGCGTCGCCGAGGCGGTGGCGGGCACGGACATCGCCCGCCTGCGCGAGCTCGCCTCCGATCCCGCGGTCGCCGTGATCACGCTCACGGTGACCGAAAGCGGCTACCGCCTCACGCCTGCCGGGTGCCCCGATCTGGACGATGCCGATCTCACCGCAGACCTCGAGGACTTCATCTCCGGCCGCGTGGGCGCGCGGACCGTGCTCGGCAGGCTGGTGACGGCGCTGGACGCGCGCCGCCGCGCGGGTGCCGGGCCGATCGCGGTTGTCTCGTGCGACAACATCCCCGACAACGGCCGCTTCGTCTCGGGGGGCGTTGTGGATTTCGCCCGGCGTGCCGATGCCTCCCTTGCGGAATGGATCGGTGAGCACGTCTCGTTCGTGAGTACATCGGTGGACCGGATCACCCCGCACGTCCAGGGTGTGCCGGACGCGGTGATCGAGGCAGGGTGGATCGACGAATTGCCGGTGGTCACCGAGCCGTTCGCGGACTGGGTGCTCGCCGGCGACTTCCCGGCCGGCCGGCCGGCGTGGGAGACCGCGGGTGCGCGATTCGTCGACGACATCGAACCGTGGGAGAACCGGAAGCTCTGGCTGCTCAACGGCGCGCACAGCATCCTGACCTTCGCCGGCCAGCTTCGCGGCCATGAGACGGTCGCCGACGCGACCGCGGACCCGGAGTGCCGTGCGCTCGTCGACGCGTTCTGGGCGGAAGCGGTGCAGTGCCTCCCCGCGGGGACCGAGCACACCCGATACCGAGAGCAGCTCATCGACCGGTTCTCCAACCCTCGCATCGTCCACCGTCTCGCGCAGATCGCGCCGGAGTCGTCGACCAAAGTCGAGTTCCGGTTCGCCGCCGTCGCGGAACGATCGGTCGGCGCGGGGCGGTCCGCTGCTGCCACCGCGCACGCGATCGCGGTGTGGATTGACTGGCTCCGCTCGCGGCCGGGAGCGCCCGACGCCCGAGCGGCCGAGGTCGCCGCCGCGCTCGCCGCGCCGGATCCTGTCGCGGCGCTCGTACGGATGGTCTCGCCGACCCTCGCCGACGATTCCGGCTTCCTCAGCTCCGTGCGCGCGCACCGGACGTCTCCGACGGCACTGCCGGCGCCGACGTCCGCGCGGTGA
- the manD gene encoding D-mannonate dehydratase ManD: MIIDKAEVIVTSPDRNFVTLKLTTADGLTGLGDATLNGRELAVVAYLTEHVVPLLIGSDASRIEDTWQFLYRSAYWRRGPVTMAAIAAVDMALWDIKGKAAGMPVYQLLGGASRSGLLAYGHASGKELPELFDSVRSHLEQGYRAIRIQTGVPGLKAIYGIASQSSDTGGGEARYDHEPARRGAKPVQEDWDTRAYLNHLPGVFEAVRNEFGPDIPLLHDGHHRMTPIQAAKLGKSLEPYDLFWLEDCTPAENAEALRLVRQHTTTPLAIGEIFNTVWDFKDIIRDQLIDYVRGAATHMGGISPLKKTLEYAAMYQIKSGMHGPTDISPVGMAAAMHLGLSIHNFGIQEYMKHGAKTDQVFEQSFTWSGGLLHPGDGPGLGVELNLDEAGKYPYEQAYLPYNRLADGTVHDW, from the coding sequence ATGATCATCGACAAGGCCGAGGTGATCGTCACCAGCCCCGACCGTAACTTCGTGACCCTCAAGCTCACGACCGCCGACGGGCTCACGGGCCTCGGTGACGCGACCCTGAACGGCCGGGAGCTCGCCGTCGTCGCGTACCTCACCGAGCACGTCGTGCCGCTGCTGATCGGCAGCGACGCGTCGAGGATCGAGGACACGTGGCAGTTCCTGTACCGGTCGGCGTACTGGCGGCGCGGGCCGGTGACGATGGCTGCGATCGCGGCGGTCGACATGGCGCTGTGGGACATCAAGGGCAAGGCCGCCGGGATGCCGGTGTACCAGCTGCTGGGCGGCGCGTCCCGCTCCGGGCTGCTCGCCTACGGGCACGCGTCGGGCAAGGAGCTGCCCGAGCTGTTCGACAGCGTGCGTTCGCACCTCGAGCAGGGCTACCGCGCGATCCGCATCCAGACCGGCGTGCCCGGCCTGAAAGCGATCTACGGCATCGCGTCGCAGTCCTCCGACACCGGCGGGGGAGAGGCCCGTTACGACCATGAGCCGGCCCGCCGCGGCGCGAAGCCGGTGCAGGAGGACTGGGACACCCGCGCCTACCTGAACCACCTGCCGGGTGTGTTCGAGGCGGTCCGCAACGAGTTCGGTCCCGACATCCCGCTCCTCCACGACGGCCACCACCGGATGACCCCCATCCAGGCGGCGAAGCTCGGCAAGTCCCTGGAGCCGTATGACCTGTTCTGGCTCGAGGACTGCACGCCGGCCGAGAACGCCGAGGCGCTGCGGCTGGTGCGTCAGCACACCACGACGCCGCTGGCGATCGGCGAGATCTTCAACACGGTGTGGGACTTCAAGGACATCATCCGCGACCAGCTCATTGACTACGTCCGCGGCGCCGCCACCCACATGGGCGGCATCAGCCCGCTGAAGAAGACCCTCGAATACGCCGCGATGTACCAGATCAAGTCCGGCATGCACGGCCCCACCGACATCTCGCCGGTCGGGATGGCCGCGGCGATGCACCTGGGCCTCAGCATCCACAACTTCGGCATCCAGGAGTACATGAAGCACGGCGCGAAGACCGATCAGGTGTTCGAGCAGTCGTTCACCTGGTCCGGTGGTCTGCTGCACCCGGGCGACGGGCCGGGGCTGGGCGTGGAGCTGAACCTCGATGAGGCGGGGAAGTATCCGTACGAGCAGGCCTACCTGCCGTACAACCGCCTCGCCGACGGCACGGTGCATGATTGGTGA
- a CDS encoding gluconokinase, which yields MTTPTPAAPVVVVMGVSAVGKSTVAGLLADRLGVDCTDADDLHPAANVAKMSAGIALDDHDRLPWLDAVGARLAQSGAEGGVALACSALKRAYRDRLRDACPQVVFVHLTGSRELLAARAAARVAHFMPPALLDSQLAALEPLEDDERGTVVDVAGDPSSIATRAEEWVRAHG from the coding sequence ATGACCACACCAACGCCCGCCGCGCCCGTCGTCGTGGTGATGGGTGTGTCGGCGGTGGGCAAGTCCACGGTAGCGGGACTGCTGGCGGACCGGCTCGGTGTCGACTGCACCGACGCGGACGACCTGCATCCGGCGGCGAACGTTGCCAAGATGTCCGCGGGGATCGCATTGGACGACCATGACCGCTTACCGTGGCTAGACGCCGTGGGCGCACGACTCGCACAGAGCGGGGCCGAGGGGGGAGTGGCGCTGGCGTGTTCGGCGCTCAAGCGTGCGTATCGCGACCGGCTTCGGGATGCCTGCCCGCAGGTGGTGTTCGTGCATCTCACCGGCTCGCGCGAGTTGCTCGCGGCGCGTGCCGCGGCGCGCGTGGCCCATTTCATGCCCCCGGCTCTGCTGGACTCCCAGCTCGCCGCGCTCGAGCCGCTGGAGGACGACGAGCGCGGAACCGTGGTCGATGTCGCCGGTGATCCGAGTTCGATCGCCACCCGTGCCGAGGAGTGGGTGAGGGCACATGGTTGA
- a CDS encoding LacI family DNA-binding transcriptional regulator, whose protein sequence is MVDQTKPWDPESDAIPTAVAERIGRRGGTATIYDIAELAGVSPSTVSRALSTPGRISQKTEAKIRAAATRLDFRVNPMARGLHSGRSHTIALVVADITNPVVFGIVRGAEQAASAAGYTLVIAESQESGPTEAEAVARLIPSVDGIVLATTRLADERISEIAARKPVVLINRFVDGVPSVLPDVEQGVSQVIDHLAELGHGSIVYVAGPDTSWISGRRWETILQAAEERQIAAVEIGPTPPTIPGGRDVVRRVLAARPTAVVAFNDLIAIGIMQAAADRGIRIPDDLSVIGFDDILGSELIVPALTTVRSQLPAAGARAVASILRRVEATAEPPDADLPLLETTLIVRGSTGRTRP, encoded by the coding sequence ATGGTTGACCAGACGAAGCCGTGGGACCCAGAGAGCGACGCGATCCCGACCGCGGTCGCGGAGCGGATCGGGCGCCGCGGAGGAACGGCGACGATCTACGACATCGCGGAACTGGCAGGAGTCAGCCCTTCGACGGTGTCGCGGGCACTATCCACTCCCGGTCGGATCAGTCAGAAGACCGAGGCAAAGATCCGCGCGGCGGCCACGAGGCTCGACTTCCGTGTCAATCCGATGGCCCGAGGTCTGCACTCCGGACGGAGCCACACGATCGCGCTGGTGGTCGCGGACATCACCAACCCCGTGGTGTTCGGCATCGTGCGCGGCGCGGAGCAGGCAGCCAGCGCCGCCGGTTACACCCTCGTCATCGCCGAATCGCAGGAGTCCGGTCCCACCGAGGCGGAGGCGGTCGCTCGCCTGATCCCGAGCGTCGACGGAATCGTGCTCGCGACCACGCGTCTCGCCGATGAACGGATTTCTGAGATCGCCGCGCGCAAGCCGGTCGTGCTGATAAACCGCTTCGTCGACGGGGTTCCCAGCGTGCTCCCCGATGTCGAGCAGGGTGTGTCGCAGGTCATCGATCATCTGGCCGAACTCGGGCATGGATCGATCGTGTACGTCGCCGGTCCCGACACGTCGTGGATCAGCGGTCGACGCTGGGAGACGATTCTGCAGGCCGCCGAAGAGCGACAGATCGCCGCCGTCGAGATCGGACCCACCCCGCCGACGATCCCCGGCGGGCGCGACGTTGTCCGGCGTGTGCTCGCAGCTCGTCCGACCGCGGTGGTCGCGTTCAACGACCTGATCGCCATCGGCATCATGCAGGCCGCGGCCGACCGCGGAATCCGCATCCCTGATGACCTGAGCGTCATCGGCTTCGACGACATCCTCGGCAGCGAACTGATCGTGCCCGCGCTCACCACGGTCCGCAGTCAATTGCCGGCAGCAGGCGCACGTGCGGTGGCCAGCATTCTTCGTCGGGTCGAGGCGACGGCCGAGCCGCCGGACGCTGACCTGCCATTGCTTGAGACTACCCTCATCGTCCGTGGGTCGACGGGACGCACTCGGCCCTGA
- a CDS encoding HepT-like ribonuclease domain-containing protein, producing the protein MPAQLPRQLEIVGEALNNLRRVDAATAASIPEIQRIVGLCNVLAHGYAVVDDNVVWAAATSRVPELSDLVDRLLAE; encoded by the coding sequence GTGCCTGCGCAACTGCCGCGTCAACTCGAGATCGTCGGCGAGGCGCTCAACAACCTTCGACGGGTGGACGCTGCGACCGCCGCTTCTATCCCTGAGATCCAGCGCATCGTCGGGCTGTGCAACGTTCTCGCTCACGGGTACGCGGTCGTCGATGACAACGTGGTGTGGGCGGCCGCGACCAGCCGCGTGCCCGAGCTCAGCGACCTTGTCGACAGGCTGCTCGCTGAGTAA
- a CDS encoding carbohydrate kinase family protein has translation MADAAAGMNPRGLAVVGELCVDLVVGLSDQPIRFGQHEQIVPFTTLTMGSSSAITACGAAALNVPTTMVGVRGDDEFGSYIDRELRARGVDVSSVRIDPSTPTGSSTHLTRPDGDRAILTAMGSIGRTRASDVTDSVIHGAAHLHCGSYFLQESLWPDAAALYERARKAGLSTSLDGNFDPTERWDNGILDVLAHCDVFFGNEQELRGITGADDIDDAVESVLDRMPKGAIVVCKLGADGASAMWRERGASRRISAATPDAPGELVDTVGAGDSLAAGFIAARLTGGTVENCLALGVACGTASTRGPGGVGAQPSRTAADAVAASVRLSTDA, from the coding sequence ATGGCTGACGCCGCTGCCGGAATGAACCCACGAGGACTCGCCGTCGTGGGCGAGCTGTGCGTCGACCTCGTCGTCGGTCTTTCCGACCAGCCCATCCGATTCGGGCAGCACGAGCAGATCGTGCCCTTCACGACACTCACGATGGGGAGCTCGTCTGCCATCACCGCGTGCGGGGCGGCCGCGCTGAACGTGCCCACCACGATGGTCGGGGTAAGGGGCGACGATGAGTTCGGTTCTTACATCGACCGCGAACTGCGCGCGCGCGGGGTCGATGTGTCAAGTGTGCGCATCGACCCGTCCACACCCACGGGCTCATCGACACACCTGACCCGCCCCGACGGCGACAGGGCGATCCTCACCGCGATGGGGTCGATCGGCCGCACTCGAGCGTCAGACGTGACCGACTCGGTCATCCACGGCGCCGCCCACCTTCATTGCGGCAGCTACTTCCTGCAGGAATCTCTGTGGCCGGACGCGGCGGCCCTGTACGAGCGCGCGCGCAAGGCGGGACTCTCGACTTCCCTCGACGGCAACTTCGACCCGACAGAGCGCTGGGACAACGGAATCCTCGATGTGCTGGCGCACTGCGACGTGTTCTTCGGAAACGAGCAGGAGCTTCGAGGCATCACCGGCGCCGACGATATCGACGACGCCGTCGAGTCGGTTCTGGACCGCATGCCTAAGGGCGCGATCGTCGTCTGTAAGCTCGGCGCTGACGGCGCGTCCGCAATGTGGCGCGAGCGCGGCGCCTCACGACGGATAAGCGCGGCAACCCCCGACGCGCCGGGCGAGCTCGTCGACACCGTGGGTGCGGGTGATTCGCTGGCTGCGGGGTTCATAGCTGCCCGCCTCACCGGTGGCACGGTGGAGAACTGCCTCGCCCTCGGTGTCGCGTGCGGCACCGCCTCGACACGCGGGCCCGGCGGCGTCGGCGCCCAGCCGTCCCGCACTGCTGCGGATGCGGTGGCCGCATCTGTGCGCCTGTCGACCGACGCCTGA
- a CDS encoding SIS domain-containing protein, giving the protein MNEHATALGVVTERELTSQPDIWAQAISLPAEEIGLLPRAGEKVILIGCGTSYYIGDSYAYLRNDAGIGRTRAAIPTELTWIDDDEHIVVISRSGTTADVIDLVERYRDTHRITAILGDLDTPLGTLCDRVVHLGFADETSIVQTRFATTVLATLRASIGRVPDTLVDDARTALELPLPTDPATVKQVVFLGHRFGVGLAHEAALKLRESAGAWTEAYPVWEYQHGPISCAGPGSLVWFLGDMPEVVAADVRSTGADVYSNDLDPQANLVIAHRLALAMARAAGRNPDTPPFLNRSVLATN; this is encoded by the coding sequence ATGAACGAGCACGCCACCGCATTGGGCGTCGTGACCGAGCGCGAGCTCACCAGCCAGCCGGACATCTGGGCACAGGCGATCTCACTCCCCGCTGAGGAGATCGGACTTCTTCCCCGCGCCGGCGAAAAGGTGATTCTGATCGGATGCGGAACCTCCTACTACATCGGCGATTCCTACGCCTACCTGCGCAACGATGCCGGCATCGGCCGAACCCGCGCCGCGATCCCGACAGAACTCACCTGGATCGATGACGATGAGCACATCGTCGTGATCTCGCGTTCGGGCACCACCGCCGACGTCATCGACCTCGTCGAGCGCTACCGCGACACCCACCGCATCACCGCAATCCTCGGTGACCTCGACACGCCGCTCGGCACGCTGTGCGACCGTGTCGTCCACCTCGGGTTCGCCGACGAGACCTCGATCGTCCAGACGCGATTCGCCACCACCGTCCTCGCCACGCTCCGCGCCTCGATCGGGCGCGTCCCCGACACTCTCGTCGACGACGCGCGCACTGCGCTCGAACTGCCGCTGCCGACCGACCCGGCGACGGTGAAGCAGGTCGTCTTCCTCGGCCACCGCTTCGGCGTCGGACTCGCCCATGAGGCAGCCCTGAAGCTGCGCGAGTCGGCGGGCGCGTGGACCGAGGCCTACCCGGTATGGGAATACCAGCACGGACCTATCTCGTGCGCCGGACCCGGGTCGCTCGTGTGGTTCCTCGGAGATATGCCCGAGGTCGTCGCCGCTGACGTACGCAGCACCGGCGCAGACGTGTACTCCAACGATCTCGATCCGCAGGCGAATCTCGTGATCGCCCATCGGCTCGCGCTGGCGATGGCCCGCGCGGCCGGCCGCAACCCCGACACACCGCCGTTCCTCAACCGTTCGGTGCTGGCGACCAACTGA
- a CDS encoding ABC transporter substrate-binding protein: MKLSKKRMFGGAAVLSTGALVLAGCAGFGGGGGTDSQSLTFTTWGSEAEEIQFAALIDQFEAENDGVTIDLNVVPYEGMFSSVDAQLASGDAPDIFRVDYGNLGVYSSQDQLLDLSPYFTDEEIDDFVPAMWEGISYDGAPYGVPHQTDVSALLVNTAMVESAGIDPSTFPTTQDDAWTWEEFANVAEQLRAGLPADKYPFVYNWQLGGAPRWLSWLFQTGGTFIGEDGASATINSAEGERALDFTRSFFENEWVPPTSSTKGTVYADNLFTEQTAAMAFVGSFLVPDQDFLNEFEWTAIPMPRDARGATDLGGNALVATKDAANPELAAEFLKFMVSAEAMSAFCAATNELPTRLDLAGDAVKFDIRPDVMPVFVDQAATIEASDVAQLTSPGMAAINTALQDQLEAAFLGGQSTADTLANLEQAIQEAIN; the protein is encoded by the coding sequence GTGAAACTCTCCAAGAAGCGGATGTTCGGCGGAGCAGCCGTACTCAGCACCGGAGCCCTCGTTCTCGCCGGCTGTGCCGGCTTCGGCGGCGGCGGGGGCACCGACTCGCAGTCGCTCACATTCACCACATGGGGGAGCGAGGCCGAAGAGATCCAGTTTGCCGCTCTCATCGACCAGTTCGAGGCCGAGAACGACGGCGTCACCATCGATCTCAACGTCGTTCCCTATGAGGGCATGTTTTCGAGTGTCGACGCGCAGCTCGCATCGGGTGACGCGCCCGACATCTTCCGTGTCGATTACGGAAACCTGGGCGTCTACTCCAGCCAGGATCAGCTGCTCGACCTCAGCCCGTACTTCACCGACGAAGAGATCGATGACTTCGTTCCGGCGATGTGGGAGGGGATCTCCTACGACGGAGCCCCGTACGGCGTGCCGCACCAGACGGATGTGTCGGCCCTTCTTGTCAACACCGCGATGGTTGAATCCGCCGGCATCGATCCCTCGACCTTCCCCACGACCCAGGACGACGCGTGGACGTGGGAGGAGTTCGCGAATGTGGCGGAGCAGCTGCGCGCCGGACTCCCCGCCGACAAGTATCCGTTCGTGTACAACTGGCAGCTCGGCGGAGCACCGCGCTGGCTGAGCTGGCTCTTCCAGACCGGCGGCACCTTCATCGGTGAGGACGGCGCATCGGCGACGATCAACTCAGCGGAGGGAGAGCGCGCGCTCGACTTCACGAGGAGCTTCTTCGAGAACGAGTGGGTTCCGCCCACCAGCTCGACCAAGGGAACGGTCTACGCCGACAACCTGTTCACTGAGCAGACAGCGGCCATGGCATTCGTCGGTTCGTTCCTGGTGCCTGACCAGGACTTCCTCAACGAATTCGAGTGGACCGCCATCCCGATGCCCCGTGACGCGCGAGGCGCGACGGATCTCGGCGGCAACGCGCTCGTCGCGACGAAGGATGCCGCGAATCCCGAGTTGGCTGCCGAGTTCCTGAAGTTCATGGTGTCCGCCGAGGCGATGTCGGCATTCTGCGCGGCCACGAATGAGCTGCCGACGCGTCTCGACCTCGCGGGCGACGCCGTGAAGTTCGATATCCGCCCCGATGTCATGCCGGTGTTCGTCGACCAGGCTGCCACGATCGAGGCGAGTGATGTCGCGCAGCTCACTTCGCCCGGAATGGCGGCGATCAACACGGCGCTGCAGGACCAGCTCGAGGCCGCGTTCCTCGGAGGCCAGTCCACCGCCGACACGCTGGCGAACCTGGAGCAGGCGATCCAGGAAGCGATCAACTGA
- a CDS encoding carbohydrate ABC transporter permease: MTAVSARGRESAPAPVRPRAARRAARLRESLTGWGFIGPNFILLALFMFFPILWALQLSFQETQGFGDPEWVGLDNYIRMMTDPVFWQSMGNTLVFVIVTVPIDMIAGLGLAVLLNSVLPARGIWRTVIVLPMVISGVASGLIAVALFYQSNGLINKILVAIGLEPISWQSDGTAAMISVMIAAVWLRVGFNMIIYLAGLQGISPELYEAARIDGASRWQQFRSVTVPLVGPSTFFLLIMNVIASFQVFDIIFVMTGGGPGNATSVLVTYAYRNGFQIREQGYGAAIGIVILIITLIFTFIQWKTSRTRDTVE, encoded by the coding sequence ATGACTGCCGTGTCCGCCCGAGGCCGGGAGAGCGCCCCGGCGCCCGTCCGGCCCCGGGCGGCGCGCCGCGCCGCGCGCCTGAGGGAATCGCTCACCGGCTGGGGTTTCATCGGCCCGAACTTCATCCTGCTCGCGCTGTTCATGTTCTTCCCCATCCTGTGGGCGCTGCAGCTGTCGTTCCAGGAGACGCAGGGCTTCGGCGACCCGGAGTGGGTAGGGCTTGACAACTACATCCGGATGATGACCGACCCGGTCTTCTGGCAGAGCATGGGCAACACGCTCGTCTTCGTGATCGTGACCGTTCCGATCGACATGATTGCGGGACTCGGTCTCGCCGTTCTCCTGAACTCCGTCCTCCCGGCACGTGGCATCTGGCGCACGGTCATCGTGCTGCCGATGGTGATCTCGGGCGTGGCATCCGGCCTCATCGCAGTGGCGCTGTTCTACCAGAGCAACGGACTCATCAACAAGATCCTCGTCGCGATCGGCCTCGAGCCGATCTCGTGGCAGTCCGACGGCACCGCCGCGATGATCTCCGTCATGATCGCAGCAGTGTGGCTGCGGGTCGGCTTCAACATGATCATCTACCTGGCGGGGCTCCAGGGCATCTCGCCCGAGCTCTACGAGGCGGCCCGCATCGATGGCGCCAGCCGGTGGCAGCAGTTCCGTTCGGTCACCGTGCCGCTGGTCGGCCCGAGCACGTTCTTCCTGCTCATCATGAACGTCATCGCGTCTTTCCAAGTGTTCGACATCATCTTCGTCATGACCGGGGGAGGCCCGGGCAACGCGACATCGGTGCTCGTCACCTATGCCTACCGCAACGGCTTCCAGATCCGCGAGCAGGGCTACGGTGCCGCGATCGGCATCGTCATCCTCATCATCACGCTCATCTTCACGTTCATCCAGTGGAAGACGAGCCGTACCCGCGACACGGTCGAGTAG